The genome window ATAACAGTCAGTTTACCTACTCTATTTTCTTCATTAAAATTATTTTGTCTTCTGCTCTTTTATAGAAACCACATAAAATATTGTCAAAATTAAAACTAGTAAATTCACTCGGTCCATTGAACATAAGCATCTTGAAGTTGGTACACAGGAACATACAGTCCACCTGACTCGATCCAATGAGGAACCGTATTATCCTAAAATATAGAACGTTTAAATCTCTTTAAATCTTTCTACATAATAAGTCTATCCAGAATCTACGCCACATCTGAACCACACGGGACTACCATCGTTAATCCACGAGGAATCACTTCAATATCCATTAGCCCAGTAGTATGCATTTCACCATCAATCCCAACTTTTGCTATGTCATCACCAAATTGAGTAATTCTTAAACGCTTTGTCTTAAAATACAACACATCTGAACGGCCAAGATGATTTCCATTTTTAATATCTAACAGAAGTTGCAAGGTATTGAACCATGATTTTTTTTGAATGACAAGCACATGAAGGTGACCGTCATCCATTTTAGCACCCGGAACGATGCCCTCAATTCCGCCAATAATCGCTGATTTTGAAACCAGATAGAGTAGTGCATCATGTTCTTGTTCTGTATGGTCACATTCAATCTTAATATGTGTTCCCGATAATATTTGGGGGAGTTTAGGTAGAGCAGACAAATAATAAGCCTTATCTCCTATCACGTTTTTCAGGGTCTGATTGGTTGTATAGCTAATGGAATTCATTGCACCACCTGCCACAACGTAATGAAAATATTCTTCTCCAGCCAACCCGATATCAATCTTCTTGGTCGCTCCTTTTTCTAGCATTCTCGTGAATCCTTCATAGGATCGTGGTAATTTCAACGCGTTTCCAAAATCATTAACTGTACCTGTCGGCAGGTATGCTAAGGGTATATCTAGACCCAGATTTTTAATCGTGTTTATTGCATAATGCAGGGTTCCATCTCCTCCCGCAACAACTAAAGAATCACATTCTTCAAAAAATGAAGCTCCTAAATTATGATTTTCTTTACTTGTGTAAAAGATATCACGATCATTTAAAGCGTATCTCTTCTTCATATACTCTATAACTGAAGCCTTTGTTTTATATGCTTTATGCTGCCCAGAAACGGGATTTACAATCATTTTTGGTTTCATCACTGGAATGCTCCCTCTCCATGAATTACTTCAATTTATGATTTAATTTTATATTCATTACGAACGGTCAACATCGTACATAAGGGCGGATCTGATCCAGCCCTTTCGGGTATCTGTGGATAGGAGGAGCATGAAGAATGACAAAGTTGGTCTCTCTTTGCTTTTCTTTGAGCTTCCACTCTGTTTCGTTTGCTTAACCACCAAGTTTTGTATAAAAATCTATCGTTAGTGTGAAATTTCATTTTTCTATTTCTTCAATTTTTATATGTAGTAAACAACAGTAAATAAATTTACTTCTTCGGATTTTTTCATTTTGATCTGAGCAAATGATGCAGAGTTCCCTAAAGGGCAGAAATGATCTGCCTCTTCGAACGATGTTACAATTTTTTTTCAATTGTAATATATGTGTAAGCTAATCATTTTAATTTGGTAGTTGGCATAGCGAAGCATGAAAGTAACTTAAGAATTGAGAGGAGAATAATGATGAAGAATACTACGATGAGAATGTTGACGGCGAGTTTGACAGCTTTGACCATTATGACCGTTGCTGTAGGTTGTGGAAATAATACAGATCCAACCCCTGCCCAAGTTGAGGAGAATGTGAGTTCAGACGAATCTGCGGTCAGTATTTCTGATTCCTATGACAATACTGAAGAACTTGCGGCTAAATTCCCAATTATTAACTCAACACCAATTGAGTCTGAGATGGAAAAGAATATACAAAATAGACTCCTAAATGGTTTTGAAAACTGGAATAGAGGATATGAGGCATGGGAAACCTGGGGGGACATTCTTTATACAGAGGGCTCTCTCTATAACGTCCACGGCGTGAAACTCACATTGAAGGAATATCAGGCTGCTATGGATGCACAGCTAAAGTCTACCGATATTCAGATGGGTAACTTCAACAATATGATCATTAACGATGATTGGGCAGCAATTCGATATGACATCTCGTCGACTGCCCGAGGCAGCCAGCAATCTTCCGATGGAAGTGTAATGGAGTTTGTCCATTTCAAAGATTATGGTAATCCGCTCGGAACTCGAGTTGTTGAAGGCTGGGCCGGTACAAAGGGAGCAGATTTTGACGCATTGACCCATTTTCAAACGGATGAAGCGAAGGCGGCACAACAAGCTGCATTAGATGAGATCGTTAACACCAAGATCCCCAACACTACAGATCTCGAAACCAAATATCCTGTTACTTATCCGACAACGGTTGATACCGATATGGGTAAAAAAATTCAAAGCGCCATTTATAGCGATTTTGATAGATGGAACCAAGGTTTTGATGCTTGGAGTGACTGGGCCGATACGTATTATAGTAGCGATCTGAAATATCACACTAATGCAGAGACTATGACTCTCGATGAGTACAAGGATTCCGTCAAGAATTATGCCGCAGCGACCGAGGTCAAACGTATTCGTTTTGATAATATGCTTATCAGCGGTGACTGGGCAGCCATTCACTATAGAATAACGAATGAGGACACGAAGACAGGGGAAAAGACTGCTGGGGACGTCATGCAGTTTTTACACTTTGCCGAAGAGAATAACAGCCTAAAAGTTGTTGAAACCTGGACGAAGTGACTCAGGTGGTTATGAGAGCACTAAACACAGACGAGGAGTATCCAGCAATGGGTGCTCCTATATGTATTTAAGAATGTAGCTGTGATCATCAGCTTACTTGTTTAATCCGATAATGATATGCGTTTATAGAAATACCTAAAGTAAATACATAGGATAAAATGTACATCCACATGATTAACACAATTACATTGGCAAAATCCCCGTATAAATCACTGTATTGGTTATTAAAATGATTAAGGTAATATGAGTAAGCAAATGTTGAAATCACCCATACAATGCTAGTAAAAAGTGCTCCGATATTGGAGTACTTTCCAGGGATTCGATATCTAGGTGTTACCATATACACAATTTTAATCGTGAGAAACAAAAACAGTAAAACGACAGGCCACCTCAAAATAGTGATCAACAGCTTTGTTATTTCATTCATGTCATGAAGTAAATCGAAATGCAAAATAATACTACTATAGCTATACACCAACAAGGTAAATATGATTATAATCACCAACATGATCGTCAGCAGAAGTGCTTTTAATCGACGAAGAAAATAGTTTCGATGTTTAAAACCAAATAAAGTGTCCGAACAGACAAGCACTGCATGCATTCCGTTAGAAGCCAAAATAAATGCAAAGACCATCCAGACGCCACTATGAAGCGTGAGCCCTTTCTCAGTATAAGGAACCAGCATTTCAAATACAGACGTTGGAAGTATTCCTTTTAACGATTCTAGAATATCAATGATCGGAAATTTCAAATAGGATGATGTGTAACTAATCAGAATTAAAATTGGAATTAGGGATAACACGAAAAAAAGTGTAAGATGCCCCGGGAGTAAACGCAACTCAGGGACGACGATCTGCTTGACTTTATTCCAGTATGGAGCGCATTTTTCTTGAATATGTATGTAGGTTTCTTTAATTGCAAATCATCTCCTTTATATACGATTATCATATATCAATATCCCAAGACTTGCATCAACGATAAAATAGGCGCTTTAAAATAAATACCTATAGCAAAATAGGTCATTGTCCAAAGCAGCGCACTTGTATAGGTAAAAAGAGCAAATTTCTTGAAATGAATCTCACTCATTCCAATCAGCAAAGGCATGACATAGCGCACCACCGGGATAAACATTCCAATGAACATTGCTTGATTACCCTTTCTCCTCAACAAAGACTCCGCCTTTAAAAAATAGCGATTGTTTAACCATCTTTTTTTAAATTTATGGCTAAAAAACCTTCCCATGATATAGGAAGTTGTGATTGCAGTCAATAAGCCTGTTAAAATGGCGCTGTACGTCGCCCAATAAATGACTACTCCCTTATGGCTTAAAATGGATCCAGATAAAATAATGACTTCATTAGGTATGGGAATCCCAAAAGGACCCAGTGAAAAAGCCAAGAAGAAAAATACATATCCGTATTGATTAACAAGTTCTAATAAAGTATCACTAATCATTATCGTGTAATACCTTCAATACGAATGTGGATCTGATCTGGAGAAATACCCGTCATATGATTCACCGCTTCAAATATGCTGGACTGTAATTCACGGCTGACATAGTGGATTTTCACTCCGTAAGTGACAACAATTCTAAGCTCAATAATTAACTTTGAGTTCGAGAAGGTAACCGATACTCCCTTATGCATTTTTTTTCCACTCACGTGTTTAATTAGGCTGTCTACGGCTCCTGTTGACAACAATATTATTCGAGATTCTAATCTTGCAACTCCTGAAACAATTGTTGTAATCGCCTGCTCCAAAACATTTATCTTCCCTATATCTGTCTGTATAATCAATTGTAATGTCTCCTTTAAAACAGTGTTGTATTGGTATACATTCATTTTATCTTGAATAAGAAATTAACGTAATGTACCTTGGGGCAAAGAGGTATTGTACTTTTGGGCACATGCTCTTCATATCTGAGGAGCAAACACAAAGGCAAAGGGAGACATCGATACTGATGTCTCCCTTTGCCTTTGTCCTGTATCATAAAATAGTTGTTTGCAATCACCCATTTTAACTCTCATTTCTCCTGATTGCTGTAGTCATCAGGTAACTGTAATAAGTAGCTATTCGAGAGGTCAAGTAAACGCTGGGCGGCCAAGAATTGAGATGCAGTAGATCCACCTTCAACGATCCTATTATTGCTTAGTTCATAATGTACTCCATCGGCATATTGATTACCTGGCATATATA of Paenibacillus sp. FSL R5-0517 contains these proteins:
- a CDS encoding YegS/Rv2252/BmrU family lipid kinase, giving the protein MKPKMIVNPVSGQHKAYKTKASVIEYMKKRYALNDRDIFYTSKENHNLGASFFEECDSLVVAGGDGTLHYAINTIKNLGLDIPLAYLPTGTVNDFGNALKLPRSYEGFTRMLEKGATKKIDIGLAGEEYFHYVVAGGAMNSISYTTNQTLKNVIGDKAYYLSALPKLPQILSGTHIKIECDHTEQEHDALLYLVSKSAIIGGIEGIVPGAKMDDGHLHVLVIQKKSWFNTLQLLLDIKNGNHLGRSDVLYFKTKRLRITQFGDDIAKVGIDGEMHTTGLMDIEVIPRGLTMVVPCGSDVA
- a CDS encoding nuclear transport factor 2 family protein; protein product: MKNTTMRMLTASLTALTIMTVAVGCGNNTDPTPAQVEENVSSDESAVSISDSYDNTEELAAKFPIINSTPIESEMEKNIQNRLLNGFENWNRGYEAWETWGDILYTEGSLYNVHGVKLTLKEYQAAMDAQLKSTDIQMGNFNNMIINDDWAAIRYDISSTARGSQQSSDGSVMEFVHFKDYGNPLGTRVVEGWAGTKGADFDALTHFQTDEAKAAQQAALDEIVNTKIPNTTDLETKYPVTYPTTVDTDMGKKIQSAIYSDFDRWNQGFDAWSDWADTYYSSDLKYHTNAETMTLDEYKDSVKNYAAATEVKRIRFDNMLISGDWAAIHYRITNEDTKTGEKTAGDVMQFLHFAEENNSLKVVETWTK
- a CDS encoding DedA family protein codes for the protein MISDTLLELVNQYGYVFFFLAFSLGPFGIPIPNEVIILSGSILSHKGVVIYWATYSAILTGLLTAITTSYIMGRFFSHKFKKRWLNNRYFLKAESLLRRKGNQAMFIGMFIPVVRYVMPLLIGMSEIHFKKFALFTYTSALLWTMTYFAIGIYFKAPILSLMQVLGY
- a CDS encoding Asp23/Gls24 family envelope stress response protein; the protein is MIIQTDIGKINVLEQAITTIVSGVARLESRIILLSTGAVDSLIKHVSGKKMHKGVSVTFSNSKLIIELRIVVTYGVKIHYVSRELQSSIFEAVNHMTGISPDQIHIRIEGITR